The Helianthus annuus cultivar XRQ/B chromosome 16, HanXRQr2.0-SUNRISE, whole genome shotgun sequence genome includes a window with the following:
- the LOC110920400 gene encoding uncharacterized protein LOC110920400 — protein MASTTSSAEDTHHVRTTSLPTRLHPVIVQAQEEIKKFRTWEASVSPVPTADTICSALTKLQVLYDCVDSVLSLPQTQQALTHNQCTELVNELLDKSISLMDICGSTRDLVSQVKENARVVQSAMRRRKGDVSLTTSFIKNLKKDAKNAMTSLKQIDEKIGGIRPIDMDRHLLSAIKVVRDVGVVRSSVYKSLLLFLSGSVAKPKSSRWSLVQKIIRKGSTDRNDQLEISNDDMVSLFQEMENGLECMFRSLIKTRACLLNVLYR, from the coding sequence ATGGCTTCTACAACTTCTTCAGCAGAAGATACACATCATGTCCGAACAACTAGTTTGCCAACCAGATTACACCCGGTCATTGTTCAGGCTCAAGAGGAGATCAAAAAATTCAGAACATGGGAGGCGTCTGTCTCGCCTGTTCCTACTGCAGATACCATCTGCAGTGCGCTAACGAAGCTCCAAGTATTGTATGACTGTGTTGACAGTGTTCTCAGTTTGCCACAGACCCAACAAGCCCTTACTCATAACCAATGCACAGAATTGGTCAATGAGTTGTTGGATAAATCCATAAGTCTTATGGATATATGTGGCTCTACTAGAGACTTGGTCTCACAAGTCAAAGAAAATGCTAGAGTTGTTCAGTCAGCCATGAGAAGGAGAAAAGGAGATGTAAGCTTAACCACTTCATTTATCAAGAACCTGAAGAAAGATGCAAAGAACGCTATGACATCTTTGAAGCAAATCGACGAGAAGATAGGAGGAATAAGACCCATAGATATGGACCGACACCTCTTATCTGCTATTAAAGTAGTAAGGGATGTTGGAGTTGTTAGATCATCTGTATACAaatcattgttgttgttcttgTCTGGATCTGTTGCAAAGCCAAAGTCATCAAGGTGGTCACTTGTACAAAAAATTATTCGAAAGGGAAGCACAGATAGAAACGATCAGCTTGAAATTTCGAATGACGACATGGTGAGCCTTTTTCAAGAAATGGAGAATGGTTTGGAGTGCATGTTTAgaagtttaatcaaaacaagggCGTGTCTACTAAATGTTCTTTATCGCTAA